The genomic stretch CCTTCCCCACCTTTCCTCTGGAACTGTGAAACCGGGAGCGGCGGCACGGGGGCACCGCAGCCGTTGACCGTGACCAACGGCCGTTGGACTCGAGTTAGgtgaggggcggggcgcggcggaggCAGCTGCCTTCCAATTGGCGGCGTCGGGGGCGCGCGTGCACCCACGCGCTCTCGTCCCCGCCCCAGCTGCGGCAAGAAGGGCCCGCGAGCGCGCCAACGCACGAGGGAGGGCGCATGCACCCGGCAGGGAGCCCCGCCCCGTTCCCCAGGCTCGAGCCGCACTACGAGCGCTCCCTCTCGCGGCACTAGCGCCTGCGCGCAGGCGCGTCACGAGAtgcccttggccccgccccctttcTCCACTTCCTGCGTGGGTGGGGGAAGCGCCTGGTTGGGGGGCCGGCGTATGCGCGCGCCGCGCGGGAGCGATGGCGGTGCCCGCGCTGCCCACCCCGCGGTACGACCACGTGGGGCCGCACGGGCCGTTCCGGGAGGTGTACAAGCCGGCCGAGGACACCTTCCTGCTGCTGGATGCTCTGGAGCAGGACGCGGCCCAGCTCCAAGAAGCTCGGTACGcgcgggaggaggggggaagTGCCTCTGGGGGGAGGCAGCCAAtaggaggggcggggcgcggcttCGAGGCAGTGTGAGCACGTGCGGCCAGGAGCGTCGCAGGGCTGCGGGGCGCGGTGGCAGTTGGCCCTAATGGCGGGAGGTCGGGCGCTAACGGCTTCTCCCGCTGGGGGGGAGGGCGAGTTGCGCCGTTCGTCGGTCTTGGGGCGTTTTATATGCTGGGGGAGGTAGTGGTACACCCCACGGCGGTTTTGCCATGTAGCGTGGGTTTACTGAGTGCGAGGTGGCAGGTTGGAAAGTAAGCGGTTGATCTGTTGTGCAGCCTCCGCTGCAAGGAGAGCGGATTGTTACTTTAGTGGCAGCAGCAAGCATCTGAATGCGGTAAAAATGTTGTTAGCTGTCTGTGTCTTAGCCTTGGAGGAGCTGCAGAGGTGATGTAGCTGCTCAGGTAACTGCCCAATCCTGAGAAACATTACATGAATTTTCCTGCTAGAAGTATGTTTTAAAGGGTTGgtagaaatgttttaatttgagCCCAAGTGGTGTGTGATCATTTGGTTCTGTGGCTTTGATCTTCACTGCTAAAATACTTCTATGTAACTGTAATAAATGCTATAGAAATCGGGCAAGGAATTACTCATATAAGTGCTTATTTTGAAATAACTTGTTGCTACTCTTTGTCCAGGGTTCGTCCAAACTCTCCTGAGTCAGTAGGTATTTTGGCATGTTTGGGTGAAGGGCACTTTAGAAGAAAGTTACGTAGTACTGCGTTGACTAATCCTGTGTCTGTTTGGTGGATGTGCTGTTATGTGTTACAAAAAAATGTGTCCAGAGCTTTCTCTGTTTAAATTTAGAGTTGAGATCTGCCTTGAAATAGGATCTGGCTCTGGTGTGGTTTCAACATTTGTGGCTTCCATTATTGGATCCAGTGCACTCTACATGTAAGTATAATAGCACTTTAACTGTTGCATTCaataataatgaatatttagCACTaccaatatatatttttcactttCACGTTTTTAAAACTACCTTTTTCACAGAGGAATATTAGCCTGATTTTCCAGGATGTCGAAATCGAAGCAGAGAGGATCTAAACTACTTACTTAAGGTTCTGCAATGATTAAGTAGTGGTATGACTAGAATCCAGTTTTCCCACTTCCTAGACAAATTGCCCAGCTTAGACTTGTTTGCTGAGTTGAATCCTGAATTTTAGTCAATGACTAGTCTTATTGAGTTTTGATGGCATGACATTAATTGGTTGCTTGGGTGTTGGCAGGAAGCATGTTTAATTTTATTAGAGACTTCTGCAGAGCTAGTACTGAGAAGGAAATCTTATAAATGTGTCAGATTTTCACATACTTCAACTTTCAGACAGTCATGTTTAAGATGAGTTTCTAGTGTGTGGTCTGTTTTGTTTGAATGCAGAAAAAATCTGATTTGGCCTCATTTAGGATAAAACACAAAATTTTGATACAACATTGGATATGTAAAACAACATGtgattaattaaatatttctgttgttcATCTACAGATACAAATACAGCTCTGTATGTATGTGCAACTTAACTATATCAATCTTAATGTTCACTTTTCATAATGTTTATATGAATGTGGTTACAAGAATGTGCAGACAGAACCACAGTGATATGTTCTTTTCAGAGTTTGGATGAtggttatttatttaaatttactaGTACGTATTCTAAATTTACAAGGATTATTTTAGAAAGTAGACCCGGGTTGTCAGGTAACTTGATGTCAGAGTCCATCAGACAGCAATTTGaacttcattctttttctcagaTTTCACAAAATATTGTCATCTAGGTTTTGAATAGTAGAATTTGGGGAATATTGTTTTGCAAAGCATACACATAGATGGGTTATAATCATTTACTCAGAGTTAATGACTGCTCTCTTCCTTACCCTCAGAAATGGATTTTAAGTTTTGTTCAATTTCCATTGTATTTGAATTATTTGAATTGAAAATTGTTCATTAAATAAACTTGAGTACTCGTTTGGTAAATTAGCGTTTCCTCTTATTCATACTAAACTTCCCAAAGTAGCCACTGTAGGTGGAATGGGAGTTCATGTACATTTTTTCTTCATAGATTTATTATATTGGGaataggagaggaagaaagaacttCTTTCATTAAGTACTTTCAATGTAGTGTTAAGTGGTTTAGCTGCTGATACACTGTGTGTGTTTTTACAgcatattttttgttgtttacttGCAAAGTAAAGGATATTGGAAAATGTTATTTGCGTTGAAGAGTACTCATCAGTTAGCATACAGTTTCCATTGTTAAACTTCCACATACAGCAGTCAataacattttgctttcagatgtACAGATGTCAACCCTATGGCAGCTTACTGTACACTGGAGACAGCTCTGCTGAACAATGTTCACCTTCAGCCAATAATTACTGACTTGGTAAGATACATGTTTCTGtaatactattttcttttgtattttttctaatAGTTATTAGAGATTTGCCTGTAATCATCTCAAATATTTACAGGAATATGTTAATGAGGCCCAGTAATATTTTGTGTATTATGCCAGTATTTATAAAACATGGCATTCTTCCAGGGGTATTCCTTTAATCCATAAGCATACATACATTAACATCAAAAGTAACTATAAAGTCTAGAAGAACAACAGTTCCTTCCTTAAGTGTCAAAGATTCAAATTCAGTCTTAATCCAGTGTTACTGGACACATGTAGCATAGATAAATAGCTTGCTTTCTAGAATGGTAATATAGTTGTATTATAGAAGACTGGTGAATTTATCCAGCTTAGTAGTTTATTTTCTCATCTGAGACAATCTGTAActattaatgaataatttatttaaaatttggaTTAATTTCTTGTTATCCTCTACAGGTCTGAATTTTTCATTCTTATCTGATTAATCTTTAACGGTTGCTAACTTAATGCCACAGACTTTGCTTTTTGTgggtatgtttatttttgtttttttaagttgatCTTTGGCTGTTTAAGTTCATAAGCAAATATCTAGTGTTATATAACTGTATTGTTACAAAATATTTGTCTTCtgtatatattaaagaaaataaccaAAGAATCATCAATTTCATCTGTAGGTCAAAGGATTGTCACCAAGATTAAATGGGAAGGTTGATCTCCTGCTGTTTAATCCACCATATGTGGTAACACCTTCTGAAGA from Dromaius novaehollandiae isolate bDroNov1 chromosome 1, bDroNov1.hap1, whole genome shotgun sequence encodes the following:
- the N6AMT1 gene encoding methyltransferase N6AMT1; the encoded protein is MAVPALPTPRYDHVGPHGPFREVYKPAEDTFLLLDALEQDAAQLQEARVEICLEIGSGSGVVSTFVASIIGSSALYICTDVNPMAAYCTLETALLNNVHLQPIITDLVKGLSPRLNGKVDLLLFNPPYVVTPSEEVESHGIEASWAGGKNGREVMDRIFPLVADLLSTAGLFYLVTIKENNPDEILETMKKHGLEGTRVLSRQAGREMLTILKFRKSCCS